From the genome of Hydrogenophaga sp. PBL-H3, one region includes:
- a CDS encoding IclR family transcriptional regulator translates to MAKASKPDRNTDEASSASGSLTKGIRIIELLVESPTPQGLSDISIGAGVDSSTAHRLIQPLIERGYIVRDNQSRRYMAGPRALSPFGMSHPLKELGREALPLLTSLRNNTGESCSLVLFIGSQRVTIETVRGAHPLVPYYDTWLRSPLHGSASGKVLLASLPADERLALLGDGPYQAATPLTITDPAKLEQHLVEVNQRGYAMARDDAFVGMTAIAAPVKYLGRVIGCIAMVGRSDAIVESADAELGAALANAAALLTHSAPSLRAVHYMFSSRGPVAV, encoded by the coding sequence ATGGCAAAAGCATCCAAACCCGACCGCAATACCGACGAGGCCAGCTCGGCTTCCGGCTCACTGACCAAGGGAATTCGCATCATCGAATTGCTCGTGGAGTCCCCGACGCCCCAAGGTCTCTCGGACATTTCAATTGGCGCCGGCGTCGACAGTTCAACAGCCCACCGGCTGATCCAGCCGTTGATCGAGCGCGGCTACATCGTCCGCGACAACCAGAGCCGCCGATACATGGCGGGGCCACGTGCGCTGTCTCCCTTTGGCATGAGCCACCCGCTCAAGGAACTCGGCCGTGAAGCATTGCCACTGTTGACTTCGCTGCGCAACAACACCGGAGAGAGTTGCAGCCTGGTGCTGTTCATCGGCAGCCAGCGCGTGACGATCGAGACGGTGCGCGGGGCGCATCCCTTGGTCCCGTACTACGACACCTGGCTGCGCAGTCCCTTGCATGGTTCCGCGTCCGGAAAAGTTCTTCTCGCATCGCTGCCGGCAGACGAGCGCCTTGCGCTACTGGGAGACGGTCCCTATCAGGCTGCAACCCCCCTCACGATCACCGATCCGGCCAAGCTGGAGCAACACCTGGTCGAGGTCAACCAGCGCGGGTATGCGATGGCGAGGGACGACGCCTTTGTCGGCATGACGGCCATCGCCGCGCCGGTGAAGTACCTGGGCCGCGTCATCGGGTGTATTGCGATGGTCGGCCGCAGCGACGCCATCGTTGAAAGCGCGGATGCCGAACTGGGCGCAGCGCTGGCCAATGCCGCGGCGCTGCTGACACACAGCGCCCCTTCGCTGCGCGCGGTTCATTACATGTTCAGTTCACGCGGCCCCGTCGCCGTCTGA
- a CDS encoding YeiH family protein, with translation MTFAYYQIHGGNDPPLRTPWSEEVLPVFNFFSSTSVADAAQPAGSPHLLQLLPGAGLTCVMAMAATLVSTLHGGPQFLYALFFGVAFHYLSHDPKTRPGIEFCSRTVLRVGVGLLGARITASQIVGLGWSTAAIVIVAVVTTLLCGVLLGRYLGMNRSQSVLSGGSVAICGASAALAISAVLPRNKDSERFTLMVVVTVTVLSTLAMVIYPLVARLLHLPPELAGLFLGGTIHDVAQVVGAGYMLSPETGDYATIVKLFRVSMLAVVVVAASSLFKKEREQAEDGTVTPRQALVPWFLWVFVALVIINSVGGVPAAVQAGLNDVSRACLVVAIAALGIKTSFGQLARSGWQPFVLLLVETLWMAGFVLAAIYLRP, from the coding sequence ATGACTTTTGCCTATTATCAAATTCATGGGGGGAACGACCCTCCCCTGCGCACCCCCTGGTCGGAAGAGGTTTTGCCTGTGTTCAATTTTTTCTCGTCCACGTCGGTCGCGGACGCGGCCCAGCCCGCCGGGTCGCCGCACCTGCTGCAACTTCTCCCTGGCGCGGGCCTGACTTGCGTGATGGCGATGGCCGCCACGCTGGTGTCCACCTTGCACGGCGGACCCCAATTCCTGTATGCGCTGTTCTTTGGCGTGGCTTTTCACTATCTCAGCCATGACCCCAAGACCAGGCCCGGCATCGAGTTTTGCTCGCGTACCGTGCTTCGGGTGGGCGTTGGCTTGCTCGGTGCGCGGATCACGGCGAGCCAGATCGTGGGCCTGGGCTGGAGCACGGCGGCCATTGTCATCGTCGCAGTCGTGACCACGTTGCTGTGCGGGGTGCTGCTGGGCCGCTATTTGGGTATGAACCGGTCCCAATCTGTGCTTTCTGGCGGCTCCGTCGCCATTTGCGGTGCGTCTGCTGCTCTTGCAATCTCGGCGGTCCTGCCACGGAACAAGGACAGTGAACGCTTCACCCTGATGGTCGTGGTGACCGTGACTGTGCTGTCCACACTGGCGATGGTGATCTATCCGCTGGTGGCCAGATTGCTGCACCTGCCGCCCGAGCTGGCCGGGCTGTTTCTCGGTGGAACGATCCACGATGTTGCGCAGGTCGTCGGCGCAGGGTACATGCTGAGCCCGGAGACTGGCGACTACGCCACCATCGTCAAGCTGTTCCGTGTTTCCATGCTGGCCGTGGTGGTGGTGGCGGCGTCCAGTCTGTTCAAGAAGGAGCGTGAGCAGGCTGAAGACGGTACCGTTACACCCAGGCAGGCGCTGGTGCCGTGGTTTCTTTGGGTGTTCGTGGCACTGGTCATCATCAACTCCGTTGGCGGTGTGCCCGCAGCCGTACAGGCGGGCCTCAACGACGTGTCGCGTGCGTGTCTTGTGGTCGCTATCGCGGCCTTGGGTATCAAGACGTCGTTCGGCCAACTGGCCCGCTCAGGCTGGCAGCCCTTTGTGTTGTTGTTGGTCGAGACGCTGTGGATGGCCGGCTTCGTGCTGGCTGCAATTTATCTGCGGCCGTGA